In Dryobates pubescens isolate bDryPub1 chromosome 15, bDryPub1.pri, whole genome shotgun sequence, the following proteins share a genomic window:
- the SYCE3 gene encoding LOW QUALITY PROTEIN: synaptonemal complex central element protein 3 (The sequence of the model RefSeq protein was modified relative to this genomic sequence to represent the inferred CDS: substituted 1 base at 1 genomic stop codon) yields MAVSELQEGNSEKMVKLMEDLNRDLEKLLEEMESLTVQATWMAYGVVVLRTNPDLASSMRCLEDAFLSCKEEIEKEXQEVLSESKDKEQKRE; encoded by the exons ATGGCTGTGTCAGAACTTCAGGAAGGAAACTCTGAGAAGATGGTAAAGCTCATGGAGGACCTGAACAGGGACTTAGAAAAACTGCTGGAGGAAATGGAAAGCCTAACAG TGCAGGCAACCTGGATGGCATACGGCGTGGTGGTCCTACGTACCAacccagacctggccagctcCATGAGGTGTTTGGAAGATGCCTTCCTGAGTTGCAAAGAAGAGATAGAGAAGGAATAGCAAGAAGTGCTAAGTGAATCTAAAGACAAAGAGCAAAAGAGGGAATGA